One Tachysurus vachellii isolate PV-2020 chromosome 8, HZAU_Pvac_v1, whole genome shotgun sequence genomic window carries:
- the LOC132850403 gene encoding nectin-4-like isoform X5 translates to MVCFRTGLTCFCLLFLFFTSIKAIKVIGRDVTVTAGDDAQLFCEAFKTTEPLTTIRWQRRTKKKPTNADFLVVTSSGKEEYINTLRERVKFAGNLAVLDGSIRLGNVTLLDEGIYTCIFSVFPSGPYKTEIRLRVQVPPVVTVDTDVPAVAGDTEGILATCTAANAKPEAEVSWSLGALNNTVKVQNTVTVDSEDRYTVKSNLIETASKDLNQKKVQCVVTHPGLKQELELNYTLDIHYPPQVVYISSAGDQGAFQCEADANPKPTSFTWSRYFPVNETLSSGGNSSLIVQLTPDSNGPYYCVASNQYGEAVGSFYMHVKTSTESKILWTLFILTLFAVCCFLIWNFELFQRVNKILRRDISQPVRTESSDH, encoded by the exons ATGGTGTGTTTCAGGACGGGGTTAACATGtttttgtctgctgtttttgttttttaccagCATTAAAG ctataAAGGTTATTGGTCGGGATGTGACTGTGACAGCAGGAGATGATGCACAATTATTCTGTGAAGCATTCAAGACAACAGAGCCTCTAACAACTATTAGGTGGCAAagacgaacaaaaaaaaagccaacaaaTGCAGATTTTCTGGTTGTAACTTCTAGTGGCAAAGAagaatacataaacacactgagggAACGAGTAAAATTTGCAGGGAACTTAGCAGTACTGGATGGCTCAATTCGTCTAGGTAATGTTACTCTTTTAGATGAAGGAATCTACACCTGCATCTTCAGTGTATTTCCAAGTGGACCATATAAAACAGAAATTCGTCTCAGAGTACAAG ttcctCCTGTTGTCACTGTGGACACTGATGTTCCTGCTGTTGCTGGAGACACTGAAGGGATTTTAGCGACCTGCACTGCAGCCAATGCAAAGCCTGAAGCAGAAGTGTCGTGGAGTCTGGGTGCTTTAAACAACACAGTGAAAGTACAAAATACTGTCACTGTGGACTCTGAAGATAGATACACTGTTAAAAGCAACCTGATTGAAACTGCATCTAAAGATCTAAACCAGAAGAAGGTTCAGTGTGTAGTCACACACCCTGGCCTAAAGCAGGAACTGGAACTGAATTACACATTGGATATTCACT atccTCCTCAGGTGGTTTATATTAGTTCAGCAGGTGATCAAGGGGCATTTCAGTGTGAAGCAGATGCTAATCCAAAACCTACCAGTTTCACCTGGAGCAG atATTTTCCAGTGAACGAGACTCTTTCCAGTGGTGGTAATAGCAGTCTGATTGTTCAGCTGACCCCTGATAGTAACGGACCTTACTATTGTGTTGCGTCTAACCAATATGGTGAAGCTGTTGGTTCCTTCTATATGCATGTTAAAACAT CAACAGAATCTAAAATCTTGTGGACTCTGTTCATCCTGACCCTCtttgctgtttgctgttttctCATTTGGAATTTTGAATTGTTTCAGCGTGTTAATAAAATACTGCG GCGTGATATTAGTCAACCTGTGCGTACGGAATCTTCAGACCACTAG
- the LOC132850518 gene encoding uncharacterized protein LOC132850518, whose protein sequence is MSFRTNPLFQTELTSWCSEVGIDPRHALLLTGVPATTEVAQIEEAAQSVKAFGRVRVRDTRHGPTPTTLLVLCECREVIDATRCPNKLMRDDGEGAWEIVVSTEGDSPPAAPVEFTNKLSKFLMDEGKSMTDLQALFPSLGPNTSSPESIIRAVGEILEKAVKPQSDSNAYRRLRTFSGTVPTPAGEETMEHWIEQARIMITECDCSEREKRRRIVESLKGPALEIIKAVRLSSPDASALQYLEALESTFGSSESGEDLYFAFRLLRQSPGESLSDFLRRMEKSLTKVVQRGGLSSAMVDRARVEQLIRGAVESDLMLLQLRLRERKERPPTFLNLLNEIREAEESEATRRKITATAKPIHLQGEEKISPSIVRELKVEIQELRAQLKGGRPTALPASSMMVEPTTKIRYTNTTDKHETKNDSEVQALKKQVQQLQQQLAVMSVGHSHPMSYTPSLPQPSSAPFRQKPVMNKGDYFCYRCGEDGHIASKCQAPENSTQVINKLVRSLRKAKEMRNDPNYNNCSGDRTCFSKNSHIHTYEPNGLPKGLVGPTSMAKEMRNDPNYNNCSGDRTCFSKNSHIHTYEPNGLPKGLVGPTSMVKVKICGQSCEALLDSGSQVTLVFDSWYSKNLPDVPIHPLTGLSIWGLGSSSYPYKGYIIVDVSFPVSLTGVEESVSILALVCPDPKGPPQFPVIIGTNASFFQRLTAFTKPTSVTNTAQTLRIHTPPVCHAPQIFKHSDPDQPEGKVKWVGPGNFTVPSRSELYATCKVESKKPLKDDIFILESPSADPLPAGLLIPPVILPSSAVDANNFRVLVQNETSKDLSIPAGTIIAHVFPTDTVTVAPGFQNSKPIDPELFNFGGSTIPATWEERLRLKLAERSNVFSLEEWDVGLAKDVNHQIRLSDSRPFRERSRRIAPADIDDVRRHLKDLLAAGIIKESRSPYASPIVIARKKSGAIRMCIDYRTLNNRTIPDQYTTPRIDDALDCLSGSKWFSVLDLRSGYYQIAMSEEDKEKTAFICPLGFYQFERMPQGITGAPATFQRLMERVVGDMHLLQVIVYLDDLIVFGRTLEEHEERLMKVLDRLEEFGLKVSIDKCQFCQPQVKYVGHIVSAAGIAPDPEKVEVVAHWKTPTDLKSLRSFLGFCGFYRRFIKGYSAIVRPLTELTKGYPPAKGRGKREGKKYYNEREVFGVRWDKDCAAAFKKIIHCLTHAPVLAFADPTLPYVLHVDASLSGLGAVLNQEHPEGLRPVAFASRKLSSSEQRYPIHQLEFLALKWAVVDKYHDYLYGAQFVVRTDNNPLTYVLSSAKLNATGHRWLAALATYNFRLQYKPGKHNIDADVLSRYPVSDDAPTLWTEIPQSGVKAICQLASLPWDDESTRLVDQLGVSPDSIPLAYSYPAQLEMGQMEQMTNSDLKKAQEQDPIISVVKQDIERGRAPTYVKGSDPSLTLLQRQCPKLVIKNNLLYRVSKRHCGKEKLQLVLPKKYHLVVIQSLHDESGHLGVERSTELLRDRFYWPRMTMDIEQYIKNCGRCITRKTLPTKSAPLNHITSNGPLDLVCIDFLSLEPDSKGISNVLVITDHFTRYAQAFPTKDQRAVTVAKVLVEKFFVHYGLPSRIHSDQGRDFESRLIRELLGMLGIRKSRTTPYHPQGDPQPERFNRTLLSMLGTLDPTQKSKWSQHISLLVHAYNCTKNEATGYSPYYLLFGREARLPIDVCFGIPAEGERGIKHQQYVEKIKSELQKAYQLASGTALKSHQRNKRLYDKKVKHQILTVGDRVLIKNLAFTGKHKLQNRWNSLPYVVIEKFKDLPVYRLRPESGMGGERTIHRDHLLPIGDNVRLFRSDDANKIMPPPVTRAQTGKKRQNKLVKEKVSLTGCEKVDTSDSDDDDLWCYRPDPVSILSRPPTSQLTVEQDTVCQDHNQGQECVIRDWVAEDDPEILPDYLMEVAEGHELEGGDSGPENVSEQETEPSVCRRSRREVKPLIKLTYDELGRPSDKPLTVIHQGMVVHMEDAVKVRKKVCNTVWCHPLAQCPQCVLVNPCPAVRTVVQM, encoded by the exons ATGTCTTTCAGAACTAACCCTCTTTTTCAAACTGAACTTACCAGCTGGTGTAGTGAGGTAGGGATTGACCCCAGGCATGCGCTGCTGCTGACTGGCGTACCAGCAACTACGGAAGTGGCACAAATTGAGGAAGCGGCTCAAAGTGTAAAAGCCTTTGGAAGAGTGCGTGTTCGAGATACCCGGCATGGACCCACCCCAACTACTCTGTTAGTGTTATGTGAGTGTAGAGAAGTCATTGACGCCACACGCTGTCCTAACAAACTGATGCGTGATGATGGTGAAGGGGCCTGGGAGATCGTTGTTTCCACTGAAGGTGACTCACCACCTGCCGCCCCTGTAGAATTCACCAATAAACTGTCAAAGTTTCTCATGGATGAGGGAAAGTCTATGACTGACTTACAAGCTCTGTTTCCTTCTCTTGGCCCCAATACCAGTTCCCCTGAGTCAATAATTCGTGCTGTGGGTGAGATCCTGGAGAAAGCAGTGAAACCACAAAGTGACAGCAATGCTTACCGTCGTTTGCGTACCTTCTCGGGCACTGTTCCCACCCCCGCAGGAGAGGAAACCATGGAACATTGGATTGAGCAGGCCAGAATAATGATAACAGAATGTGACTgctctgagagagaaaaacgtCGGAGAATTGTAGAAAGTTTAAAGGGACCAGCACTCGAAATCATAAAAGCAGTTCGTCTTTCTAGTCCTGATGCCAGTGCCCTGCAGTACCTGGAAGCCCTGGAAAGCACATTTGGATCCTCAGAGTCTGGAGAAGACTTGTATTTTGCTTTTCGACTACTACGCCAGTCTCCTGGAGAATCCTTATCTGATTTCTTGAGACGGATGGAGAAATCTCTGACCAAAGTTGTTCAAAGAGGAGGTTTGTCTTCGGCCATGGTTGACAGAGCAAGAGTAGAACAGCTGATCCGAGGAGCCGTTGAATCAGACCTGATGCTCCTGCAGTTGCGACTAAGGGAGAGAAAAGAGCGACCACCTACTTTCCTGAACCTACTGAATGAAATCCGTGAGGCTGAAGAGAGTGAAGCCACTCGGCGTAAGATCACTGCCACGGCAAAGCCCATACACCTGCAGGGAGAAGAAAAAATTAGTCCATCAATTGTACGGGAGCTCAAAGTAGAAATTCAAGAACTCAGGGCTCAGCTGAAAGGGGGACGTCCAACTGCTTTACCTGCTTCTTCCATGATGGTAGAGCCCACGACAAAGATAAGATATACAAATACCACTGACAAGCACGAGACAAAGAATGATTCAGAAGTTCAAGCTTTGAAAAAACAAGTCCAGCAGTTACAACAACAGCTAGCTGTTATGAGTGTTGGCCACAGTCATCCAATGAGTTATACCCCGTCCTTGCCACAGCCTTCCTCAGCTCCCTTTAGACAAAAACCTGTCATGAACAAGGGTGATTACTTTTGCTATAGGTGCGGAGAGGACGGACACATTGCTTCAAAATGTCAAGCTCCTGAAAATTCCACTCAAGTGATCAATAAGCTAGTCCGCTCATTAAGGAAGGctaaagaaatgagaaatgatCCAAACTACAATAATTGTTCTGGAGATCGTACCTGTTTTTCAAAAAATagccacatacacacctatGAGCCAAATGGTCTACCAAAGGGTTTGGTGGGACCCACTTCGATG GctaaagaaatgagaaatgatCCAAACTACAATAATTGTTCTGGAGATCGTACCTGTTTTTCAAAAAATagccacatacacacctatGAGCCAAATGGTCTACCAAAGGGTTTGGTGGGACCCACTTCGATGGTTAAAGTGAAGATTTGTGGACAGTCATGTGAAGCTCTTTTGGACAGTGGTTCTCAGGTCACTCTTGTGTTTGACTCATGGTACTCTAAAAACTTACCAGATGTGCCCATTCATCCTCTTACTGGGTTGTCCATTTGGGGACTTGGCTCGTCCAGTTATCCCTATAAAGGATACATTATTGTAGATGTTTCATTTCCTGTGTCTCTCACTGGTGTAGAAGAGTCCGTATCCATCCTTGCTTTAGTCTGCCCAGACCCCAAAGGTCCTCCACAGTTTCCAGTAATAATCGGCACAAATGCCAGTTTCTTCCAGAGACTAACAGCATTTACCAAGCCCACAAGTGTGACAAATACTGCCCAAACTCTACGAATTCACACTCCTCCAGTCTGCCATGCACCCCAGATCTTTAAACACTCTGATCCTGATCAGCCAGAAGGGAAAGTGAAATGGGTGGGCCCAGGAAACTTTACTGTCCCGTCCCGGAGTGAGCTTTATGCTACGTGCAAAGTGGAGTCCAAAAAGCCACTAAAAGACGATATCTTCATACTTGAATCTCCATCAGCTGATCCACTTCCTGCTGGACTGTTAATTCCCCCGGTGATATTGCCCTCCTCTGCTGTGGATGCGAATAATTTTAGAGTCTTGGTCCAAAATGAAACAAGCAAAGATCTGTCCATTCCTGCTGGCACTATAATTGCCCATGTATTCCCTACTGACACAGTTACTGTGGCGCCTGGATTTCAAAACTCAAAGCCTATTGATCCAGAGTTGTTTAACTTTGGTGGGTCGACAATACCTGCAACATGGGAAGAGAGATTACGGTTGAAGTTGGCTGAACGAAGTAACGTGTTCTCCCTTGAAGAATGGGATGTAGGTCTAGCAAAAGATGTTAATCACCAGATCAGACTAAGTGATTCCCGACCTTTCAGAGAACGATCTCGTCGTATCGCTCCAGCCGATATTGATGATGTACGACGCCATCTTAAAGATCTCCTAGCCGCTGGCATTATCAAAGAGTCTAGAAGCCCTTATGCCTCTCCCATTGTGATAGCTCGGAAAAAGAGTGGAGCTATAAGAATGTGCATTGACTATCGAACCTTGAACAACCGCACTATCCCTGACCAATACACCACACCACGGATCGATGATGCTTTAGACTGTTTGTCTGGTAGCAAGTGGTTCTCAGTCTTGGACTTACGTAGCGGCTACTATCAGATAGCCATGtctgaagaagacaaagaaaagaCTGCCTTCATCTGCCCTCTAGGGTTCTACCAGTTTGAACGCATGCCGCAAGGTATCACGGGGGCCCCCGCCACTTTTCAGAGGCTTATGGAGAGAGTGGTTGGTGATATGCACCTCCTGCAAGTGATTGTCTACCTTGATGACCTCATTGTATTTGGCCGCACCCTCGAGGAGCATGAGGAGCGACTGATGAAAGTTCTTGACCGACTAGAGGAATTTGGTCTAAAAGTATCTATAGACAAATGCCAGTTTTGCCAACCACAGGTGAAGTATGTGGGGCACATTGTTTCAGCAGCAGGTATAGCCCCGGACCCAGAGAAagtggaagtggtagctcacTGGAAGACACCTACTGACTTGAAATCCTTGCGATCATTTCTGGGGTTCTGCGGGTTCTATCGTCGCTTCATTAAGGGTTACTCTGCCATTGTAAGACCATTAACTGAGCTCACGAAAGGCTATCCACCCGCAAAAGGACGAGGCAAGCGGGAAGGAAAGAAATACTACAATGAGAGAGAAGTGTTTGGTGTGCGATGGGACAAAGACTGCGCAGCTGCTTTTAAGAAAATCATACATTGTCTAACACATGCACCAGTACTTGCCTTTGCTGATCCAACCCTGCCTTATGTCCTCCATGTTGATGCTAGTCTGAGTGGTCTGGGTGCCGTCTTAAATCAAGAACATCCTGAAGGTCTTCGGCCCGTGGCTTTTGCGAGCAGAAAGCTGAGTTCCTCAGAACAGCGTTACCCGATCCACCAACTAGAGTTCCTGGCATTGAAATGGGCGGTCGTAGATAAATATCACGATTATTTGTATGGTGCCCAGTTTGTTGTGCGGACGGACAATAATCCTCTTACCTACGTGCTGTCAAGTGCAAAGCTGAATGCAACTGGTCACCGCTGGCTAGCAGCTTTAGCTACTTATAATTTCCGTCTCCAGTATAAGCCCGGTAAACATAACATTGATGCTGATGTGCTGTCCCGTTACCCTGTCAGTGATGATGCTCCTACCTTATGGACTGAGATTCCACAATCTGGTGTAAAAGCTATATGTCAGTTGGCCAGTCTTCCTTGGGACGATGAATCCACCAGGCTTGTAGACCAGCTAGGTGTTTCACCAGATAGCATCCCACTTGCATACTCCTATCCTGCTCAGCTGGAAATGGGACAGATGGAGCAGATGACAAATTCAGACCTAAAGAAAGCACAAGAACAAGATCCTATCATAAGTGTAGTCAAACAAGACATTGAACGTGGCAGAGCACCTACCTATGTAAAAGGTTCAGACCCAAGCCTTACACTTCTACAGCGTCAGTGTCCAAAACTGGTCATTAAGAACAACCTACTGTACAGAGTCAGTAAACGCCATTGTGGGAAAGAAAAACTACAGCTTGTTCTGCCCAAAAAGTACCACCTGGTAGTCATACAGTCTTTACATGATGAATCAGGTCATCTTGGAGTGGAGCGGTCCACCGAGCTACTAAGAGATCGGTTTTATTGGCCACGCATGACCATGGACATAGAGCAATACATCAAGAACTGTGGTCGTTGCATTACTAGGAAGACCCTCCCTACAAAGTCTGCCCCTTTAAACCATATTACCAGCAATGGTCCGTTAGACCTAGTATGCATTGACTTCTTGTCCTTAGAACCTGACTCCAAGGGCATTTCCAACGTGCTCGTAATAACTGATCACTTCACCCGCTACGCTCAAGCCTTCCCAACCAAAGACCAGCGAGCAGTGACCGTGGCTAAAGTCCTTGTGGAGAAGTTCTTTGTTCACTATGGTTTACCCTCCCGTATTCACTCTGATCAGGGAAGGGACTTTGAAAGCCGACTAATACGAGAGCTACTAGGAATGTTAGGAATCCGCAAATCACGGACAACACCTTACCATCCACAAGGTGACCCACAACCCGAACGTTTTAATCGAACCCTCCTCTCCATGCTTGGAACCCTGGATCCAACCCAAAAGAGTAAGTGGAGTCAACATATAAGTTTGCTTGTACATGCTTACAACTGTACGAAGAACGAGGCAACCGGTTACTCCCCTTATTACCTGCTCTTCGGGCGAGAGGCTCGATTGCCCATCGACGTGTGTTTTGGCATACCTGCAGAAGGTGAGAGAGGCATTAAACACCAGCAATATGTTGAGAAAATTAAGTCTGAACTCCAAAAAGCCTATCAGTTAGCATCTGGAACTGCACTGAAAAGCCACCAACGAAACAAACGACTCTATGACAAAAAAGTGAAACACCAAATACTTACCGTAGGAGACAGAGTGCTCATCAAAAACCTTGCCTTCACTGGAAAGCACAAGCTCCAAAACAGATGGAATTCCTTACCCTATGTTGTCATTGAGAAGTTCAAAGACTTACCTGTATACCGATTACGGCCTGAAAGTGGAATGGGAGGTGAGAGGACTATTCACAGAGATCACCTGTTACCCATTGGAGACAATGTGAGACTGTTTAGGTCGGATGACGCAAACAAAATTATGCCACCACCGGTAACCAGAGCACAAACAGGTAAAAAACGCCAAAATAAACTGGTGAAGGAAAAGGTTTCTCTTACTGGATGTGAGAAAGTGGATACTTcagacagtgatgatgatgatctctgGTGCTACCGCCCAGATCCAGTCAGCATACTAAGTAGGCCGCCGACTTCTCAGCTTACAGTAGAGCAAGACACCGTCTGTCAGGACCATAATCAAGGCCAGGAGTGTGTAATAAGAGATTGGGTGGCAGAAGATGACCCGGAAATACTTCCTGATTATCTTATGGAAGTGGCAGAGGGTCATGAATTAGAAGGGGGAGACAGTGGTCCCGAGAATGTCTCAGAACAGGAGACAGAACCTTCAGTGTGCCGCAGATCTCGGAGGGAGGTAAAGCCTTTGATTAAACTGACCTATGATGAATTAGGCCGACCCTCTGATAAACCATTAACAGTTATTCATCAAGGGATGGTCGTACATATGGAAGATGCTGTTAAAGTAAGGAAGAAAGTCTGCAACACTGTATGGTGCCATCCCCTGGCCCAGTGTCCCCAGTGTGTCCTTGTGAACCCCTGCCCTGCTGTCAGAACAGTAGTTCAGATGTAG